TAGCTTACACAGCGAAAATGTGTGTAATATGTTGGGTGCTAATTCACTTTTGCAACTAGACATTGAAGTAACAAGGAATATCTGGTTAGATATTTGCACAACTTGAATCATTTAACAAATGTGAGTTCAGTCTTGTATGCTTGAATGAAGTGCTAGAGGCTAGAGCAATGAATATGTTTGCTTTGACATTATAtaattcattcttctttttcagTGTTACTTAATAGATTTCCAATCTTCCTACAGCACCTTGGGTTATGCGCATAAGTTGCGGAGCTCGCTTGAATGTTCATACAGCACCAACCAATACACTTTGGTATAAGGATTTTGCATATACAGGAGGGATTCCAGCAAATGCAACACGCCCAAGTTACATCAGTCCTCCACTAAAAACTCTTCGCTATTTCCCCCTATCATCAGGTCCCAACAATTGCTACAATATTAATAGAGTGCCAAAGGGGCATTATACTGTAAGGGTCTTCTTTGGACTAGATGGACATCGTAATTTTGATAATGAACCATTATTTGACATTTCCATTGAAGGCACCCAAATTTATTCTTTGAAATCTGGTTGGACTAACCATGATGACCAAGTATTTACTGAAGCTCTAGTGTTTTTAACAGATGGAACTGCCTCTATCTGTTTCCACAGCACAGGTCATGGAGATCCAGCAATACTTTCCATTGAGATTCTTCAAATGGAAGATAGAGCATACTATTTTGGCCCAGCATGGGTTCAAGGGATAATCCTTAGAACAGCCGCCAGATTGAGCTGTGGTAATGGGAAACCGAAATTTGATGTTGATTATAGTGGGGATCACTGGGGTGGGGATAGATTTTGGAGTCCAATCAAAACTTTTGGCCAGGGATCTGATTTAGCTAGATCTACTGAAAGTGGCATCAAGAAGGCTTCAAATGCACCAAACTATTATCCAGAAGCTCTTTATCAGACAGCCCTGGTTAGCACTGATACTCAACCAGATTTAGCATACACAATGGATGTGGATCCCAATAGAAACTACTCGATTTGGTTACACTTTGCTGAGATTGATTCTTCAGTCACTGCAGCAGGGAAAAGGGTATTTGACATTTTGATTAATGGTGTTGTTGCTTTTGAAGATGTAGACATTGTCAAAATGAGTGGGGATCGGTATACTGCCCTTGTACTTAACACCACAGTCACTGTTAGTGGAAGAATTCTGACGATCGGTTTGCATCCTAAAGAAGGCAGTCATGCCATAATCAATGCTATTGAGGTGTTTGAGATTCTTACAGCTGAGTCCAAAACGTCATTGGAAGAAGGTGCATATACCATCTCATTCTTAATAAAATTCCTGTTTATTTCTATTCAAGGAATATGTAGGGCGCACTAGAATGAGGCTTGCTACATGCATATACCCCTAAGTTGTTGAAGTTTGCAGAAATTAGAATTCTTTCATTGcttaaaaaaatgcatataaatACCATATCAAGTAATGTATTGTTCAACACTAAGTTAACTTTTGATGGGCATTGATCCCAAGCTAATCACGATTTTACCTATTAAATTGGCACTTCTCACTGACCATCtttcatataacaaaaaaacaaaaaaagttgaagTTTGATGCAATTGATTAGCAACCAAAATCTTCTCATGGTTGCATCATGAGGGTTTTGGATCAATTTGTTGTAACCTCTTGTTTGGCCATTATTTAAAATGGGCTCCTAATTACCTTACAAATTGTGTCACGTTGGTGGTTTATGTGACATGATCTTCTGCTGTTTTGAAGTCTTAGATGCAGTTCTGCAGGTATTTAGAAGAAACTGTTAAACACATGTTGCGTTGCTATAGATCTGCCTTTGatcttcatttcataaaacACATGTTTTGAAGTTTGTCTTATGGTTCTTTTTGCTCAGATTTATTATATAGATAGGAAAAGCAATTCTGCAAAAAGTTCGGAATTTGTAAACTGTTACTAATCTGAATGTTCTTCTTATCAGTTAGAGCTTTACAGTCATTGAAGAGTGCATTGAGCCTTCCTCTTCGGTTTGGGTGG
The DNA window shown above is from Populus trichocarpa isolate Nisqually-1 chromosome 4, P.trichocarpa_v4.1, whole genome shotgun sequence and carries:
- the LOC7477387 gene encoding receptor-like protein 4 isoform X2; translation: MRISCGARLNVHTAPTNTLWYKDFAYTGGIPANATRPSYISPPLKTLRYFPLSSGPNNCYNINRVPKGHYTVRVFFGLDGHRNFDNEPLFDISIEGTQIYSLKSGWTNHDDQVFTEALVFLTDGTASICFHSTGHGDPAILSIEILQMEDRAYYFGPAWVQGIILRTAARLSCGNGKPKFDVDYSGDHWGGDRFWSPIKTFGQGSDLARSTESGIKKASNAPNYYPEALYQTALVSTDTQPDLAYTMDVDPNRNYSIWLHFAEIDSSVTAAGKRVFDILINGVVAFEDVDIVKMSGDRYTALVLNTTVTVSGRILTIGLHPKEGSHAIINAIEVFEILTAESKTSLEEVRALQSLKSALSLPLRFGWNGDPCVPQEHPWNGADCHFDKTSSKWFIDGLSLDNQGLRGFFPNDISRLRHLQNINLSDNSIRGAVPPSIGTIPGLVVLDLSYNSFNGSIPESLGQLTSLRRLNLNGNSLSGRVPAALGGRLLHGASFNFTDNAGLCGIPGLRTCGPHLSAGEKIGIAFGTSVGFLLMVICSMCWWKRRQNILRAQQIAERGAPYAKARTQLSHDIQMTRHYSHGNARTAAENGPSLLS
- the LOC7477387 gene encoding receptor-like protein 4 isoform X1 → MQRFPFLLWTLLFCLAFSTCIARQAPWVMRISCGARLNVHTAPTNTLWYKDFAYTGGIPANATRPSYISPPLKTLRYFPLSSGPNNCYNINRVPKGHYTVRVFFGLDGHRNFDNEPLFDISIEGTQIYSLKSGWTNHDDQVFTEALVFLTDGTASICFHSTGHGDPAILSIEILQMEDRAYYFGPAWVQGIILRTAARLSCGNGKPKFDVDYSGDHWGGDRFWSPIKTFGQGSDLARSTESGIKKASNAPNYYPEALYQTALVSTDTQPDLAYTMDVDPNRNYSIWLHFAEIDSSVTAAGKRVFDILINGVVAFEDVDIVKMSGDRYTALVLNTTVTVSGRILTIGLHPKEGSHAIINAIEVFEILTAESKTSLEEVRALQSLKSALSLPLRFGWNGDPCVPQEHPWNGADCHFDKTSSKWFIDGLSLDNQGLRGFFPNDISRLRHLQNINLSDNSIRGAVPPSIGTIPGLVVLDLSYNSFNGSIPESLGQLTSLRRLNLNGNSLSGRVPAALGGRLLHGASFNFTDNAGLCGIPGLRTCGPHLSAGEKIGIAFGTSVGFLLMVICSMCWWKRRQNILRAQQIAERGAPYAKARTQLSHDIQMTRHYSHGNARTAAENGPSLLS